A genomic stretch from Rhodothermales bacterium includes:
- a CDS encoding FG-GAP-like repeat-containing protein yields the protein MRALSLHIVFSLIVVSAIQAQGIRFRDASFEAGVATAGGGHGVAVADYDGDGWDDVYLAASQGRSTLFKNLGAGVFEPMTLRAGVRVAGDAVNPLWGDFDNDGDPDLFVGVRSYTGDTSRLFANNGDGTFTDVTASSGIDSLAVVGSATLGDYDNDGWLDLFVATRESIDRLYRNAGQPGIRFEDRSASANMAGISFSRAMQATWIDYDRDGRLDLFAVHDGNLTSRLYRQTTGFPPFTEVTASAGLAVDRSSMGVAWGDYDNDGWPDVYVTNIDQGNLFRNRGDGTFEEVTAAAGAGRNGMSWGVVFADFDNDGDQDLFLANTSSFDGRASFLYENRDGVFVDVAADAGAAMTTDTYGVAAGDFNNDGRVDLFLADESGQNRLLLNETAAGNYVALRLEGVSANRSAVGARIRAVAGGVARYRTVDGGSSYCSQSSGVLQIGLAGAARLDTLEVFWPGGERQILTDLPIATRWTLVQDGAVNVGLEPAPAPGTELSVYPNPMRESATLVFTLNVPGDVRVELVDLLGRRVRLESFGILPAGSHRLVWPRAGLPAGLYLIRWRAGATIGTRSIVMR from the coding sequence AGTCTGATCGTCGTTTCGGCGATCCAGGCCCAGGGCATCCGCTTTCGTGACGCCTCGTTCGAGGCCGGCGTCGCGACGGCCGGAGGCGGCCATGGCGTGGCCGTGGCGGACTACGATGGGGATGGATGGGACGATGTGTACCTCGCGGCCTCCCAGGGCCGCTCGACGCTCTTCAAAAATCTCGGCGCCGGCGTGTTCGAGCCGATGACGCTCCGCGCCGGCGTCCGCGTCGCGGGCGACGCCGTCAACCCGCTCTGGGGCGACTTCGACAACGACGGGGACCCCGACCTCTTCGTCGGCGTCCGCTCCTACACCGGCGACACGAGCCGGCTCTTCGCCAACAACGGCGACGGTACCTTCACCGATGTCACCGCCTCCAGCGGCATCGATTCCCTCGCCGTGGTGGGCTCCGCCACGCTCGGCGATTACGATAACGACGGCTGGCTCGACCTTTTCGTGGCCACACGCGAGTCCATCGACCGCCTGTACCGCAACGCCGGCCAGCCCGGCATCCGCTTCGAGGACCGATCCGCCAGCGCCAACATGGCCGGCATCAGTTTTTCGCGGGCCATGCAGGCCACCTGGATCGATTACGACCGTGACGGCCGGCTCGACCTCTTCGCCGTGCACGACGGCAACCTGACGTCGCGGCTTTACCGGCAAACAACCGGCTTTCCACCCTTCACCGAAGTCACTGCCTCCGCCGGCCTCGCCGTCGACCGCAGTTCAATGGGGGTCGCCTGGGGCGACTACGACAACGACGGCTGGCCGGATGTGTATGTCACCAATATCGACCAGGGCAACCTCTTCCGGAACCGCGGCGACGGCACCTTTGAGGAGGTCACCGCGGCGGCCGGCGCGGGTCGCAATGGCATGTCCTGGGGCGTCGTGTTCGCCGATTTCGATAACGACGGCGACCAGGACCTCTTTCTGGCGAATACGTCCTCGTTCGATGGCCGCGCGAGTTTTCTGTATGAAAACAGGGACGGCGTCTTTGTAGATGTCGCCGCCGACGCCGGCGCCGCGATGACGACCGACACGTACGGCGTCGCCGCCGGAGACTTCAACAACGACGGCCGGGTCGATCTCTTTCTGGCCGACGAATCGGGCCAGAACCGGCTGCTGCTCAACGAAACGGCCGCCGGCAACTACGTCGCCCTCCGCCTGGAAGGCGTCAGCGCGAACCGGTCGGCGGTCGGCGCGCGGATCCGAGCCGTGGCCGGCGGCGTAGCCCGGTATCGGACCGTCGACGGCGGGAGCAGCTATTGCTCGCAATCCTCCGGCGTGTTGCAGATCGGCCTCGCCGGCGCGGCGCGCCTCGACACGCTCGAGGTGTTCTGGCCGGGCGGGGAGCGGCAGATACTGACGGATCTGCCCATCGCTACGCGCTGGACCCTGGTTCAGGACGGGGCGGTAAACGTCGGTCTGGAGCCGGCGCCGGCGCCTGGAACGGAGCTGTCGGTATATCCGAATCCGATGAGGGAATCGGCTACGCTCGTGTTCACCCTCAATGTGCCTGGCGACGTTCGGGTAGAACTCGTTGACCTGCTCGGCCGGCGTGTCCGTTTGGAATCCTTTGGTATCCTGCCGGCCGGATCGCATCGGCTCGTATGGCCCCGTGCTGGATTACCTGCCGGATTATACCTGATTCGATGGCGTGCGGGCGCCACGATTGGGACACGATCGATCGTCATGCGGTGA